A single genomic interval of Sphingopyxis sp. CCNWLW2 harbors:
- a CDS encoding helix-turn-helix transcriptional regulator: MAYQSPLRLMRLTEVLDLTGLSRATLYRKISAGTFPPQHKLAERCCGWRAGEVELWLRDPVSFTLADLERYRNAA, encoded by the coding sequence ATGGCATATCAATCTCCCCTCCGTCTCATGCGGCTTACCGAAGTCCTCGATCTCACCGGGCTCAGCCGCGCCACCCTCTATCGCAAGATCTCCGCCGGGACCTTTCCGCCGCAGCATAAGCTCGCCGAGCGCTGCTGCGGCTGGCGCGCGGGCGAAGTCGAGCTCTGGCTCCGTGATCCCGTCTCGTTCACGCTCGCCGACCTCGAGCGCTATCGCAACGCTGCCTGA
- a CDS encoding ParB/RepB/Spo0J family partition protein, translated as MKLDFIELGNLSIAAANMRGKGKDPDVADLMPSIRARGVLVPLLVRPNCSEGHYEIVAGRRRFTAVGAVAREGGAVKPIPCAILDEGDDADALEASMLENLARVQPDEVSQWEAFVALVKAGRSVEEVADSFGFEPGAVKRILALGNLLPRIRTLYRGGEIDAGTVRHLTLASKSQQKSWLALFDDEGAYCPTGHQLKAWLFGGTAIAVKHALFDAEEAKLAVVSDLFGEDSFFADADGFWSAQTAAIEARKAEYLEAGWSDVSVMARGDWFRSWDYTHAGKRKGGRIYVEVRESGEVTFHEGFVTTKEAKRLSGGGGSEDGDALTAKPVRAEVSGPLNAYIDLHRHAAVRADLAGHGGVALRAMLAHVIAGADLWRVDVEGQRAPKEDIAESVETSSAETAFDLKRRAVLAVLGFDEDAPTVTGRPMNRPPFAPLFARLLDLPDPVVLEIVAIVMGETLQAGSEAVEMIGLHLGTDMRQHWSADGAFFDQLRDREVLLAIVGEVAGPEVAAANAGEKGKALKAIVSDCLEGSNGRTKAQPWVPQWMAFPPSAYTTRGGVGSVKSARRVAHELAAPAASEPDAEDGQPLAA; from the coding sequence ATGAAGCTGGATTTCATTGAACTGGGCAACCTGTCCATCGCTGCCGCCAACATGCGCGGGAAGGGGAAAGACCCCGACGTCGCAGACCTTATGCCGAGCATCCGCGCGCGGGGCGTGCTCGTTCCGCTGCTTGTCCGTCCGAACTGCTCGGAAGGCCATTACGAGATCGTGGCGGGGCGTCGGCGTTTTACCGCCGTTGGTGCCGTCGCGCGCGAGGGCGGGGCGGTGAAGCCTATCCCTTGCGCCATTCTCGACGAGGGTGATGATGCCGATGCGCTCGAAGCGTCGATGCTCGAAAATCTCGCGCGGGTGCAGCCCGACGAGGTCAGCCAGTGGGAAGCGTTCGTCGCGTTGGTCAAGGCGGGGCGGTCGGTCGAAGAGGTCGCGGACAGCTTCGGGTTCGAGCCGGGCGCGGTGAAGCGCATCCTTGCGCTTGGCAATCTGCTCCCGCGCATCCGCACCCTCTATCGCGGCGGCGAGATTGATGCGGGCACCGTCCGGCATCTGACCCTTGCATCGAAGAGCCAGCAGAAGTCATGGCTCGCGCTGTTCGACGATGAAGGCGCCTATTGTCCGACCGGCCATCAACTGAAAGCATGGCTGTTCGGCGGCACGGCTATCGCGGTCAAGCATGCCCTGTTCGATGCCGAGGAAGCAAAGCTTGCAGTCGTGTCTGACCTGTTCGGCGAGGACAGCTTCTTTGCCGACGCCGATGGCTTCTGGTCGGCGCAGACCGCCGCCATCGAGGCGCGCAAGGCGGAGTATCTCGAAGCCGGATGGTCAGATGTTTCCGTCATGGCGCGGGGCGACTGGTTCCGCTCGTGGGATTACACTCATGCGGGCAAGCGCAAGGGCGGCCGCATCTATGTCGAGGTTCGCGAGAGCGGCGAGGTGACTTTCCACGAGGGGTTTGTCACCACCAAAGAAGCGAAGCGGCTTTCGGGCGGAGGTGGGAGCGAGGACGGGGATGCCCTTACCGCCAAGCCCGTTCGTGCCGAAGTGTCGGGTCCGCTCAATGCCTATATCGACCTCCACCGCCATGCGGCGGTGCGCGCCGATCTGGCAGGGCATGGCGGCGTCGCGCTGCGGGCGATGCTCGCGCATGTCATCGCGGGGGCCGACCTCTGGCGCGTCGATGTCGAGGGCCAACGGGCGCCAAAGGAGGATATTGCCGAGAGCGTCGAGACGTCTTCCGCAGAAACTGCATTCGACCTCAAGCGCCGTGCTGTGCTCGCGGTGCTCGGGTTCGACGAGGACGCACCGACCGTCACGGGAAGGCCAATGAACCGTCCCCCTTTTGCCCCGCTGTTCGCGCGGCTGCTGGACCTTCCCGATCCGGTGGTGCTGGAGATTGTGGCGATCGTCATGGGGGAGACGTTGCAGGCAGGAAGCGAGGCGGTGGAGATGATCGGGCTCCATCTCGGCACGGACATGCGCCAGCACTGGTCGGCGGACGGGGCCTTCTTCGACCAGCTTCGCGACCGCGAAGTTCTGCTCGCCATCGTCGGCGAGGTTGCGGGACCGGAGGTCGCCGCAGCGAACGCCGGTGAGAAGGGCAAGGCGTTGAAGGCCATCGTCTCCGATTGCCTTGAAGGGTCAAACGGTCGGACGAAGGCTCAACCGTGGGTGCCGCAATGGATGGCGTTTCCGCCTTCGGCCTATACGACGCGGGGCGGGGTCGGCAGCGTCAAATCGGCGCGGCGAGTCGCGCACGAGCTTGCGGCTCCGGCAGCGTCCGAACCCGATGCAGAAGACGGACAGCCTTTGGCAGCATGA
- a CDS encoding helix-turn-helix domain-containing protein, which yields MEPLVLSINETAKALGIGRSSVYALIKSGSLDAIKIGTRTLLTTESIRRLAQSGLTS from the coding sequence ATGGAACCCCTCGTCCTTTCGATCAACGAAACTGCCAAGGCGCTCGGCATTGGCCGGTCGTCTGTCTATGCTCTCATCAAATCGGGATCGCTCGATGCGATCAAGATCGGGACCCGAACTTTGCTGACCACGGAGTCGATCCGTCGCCTCGCTCAATCCGGACTCACCAGCTGA
- a CDS encoding DUF736 domain-containing protein yields MAAIGFVNGTIETGFVGQLKTLSIRAAIEIRTNRSKSGDVQPDYRVWSEGVEIGAGWIRVGQVSGEPYVSLSLAAPEFGPRRLYANLGRAAGQDGEDGYALIWNPAD; encoded by the coding sequence ATGGCAGCTATCGGCTTTGTGAACGGCACCATCGAAACGGGTTTCGTGGGCCAACTCAAGACCCTCTCGATCCGCGCAGCGATCGAAATCCGGACCAACCGCTCGAAGAGCGGCGACGTCCAGCCCGACTACCGGGTCTGGTCCGAAGGCGTCGAGATCGGTGCCGGCTGGATCCGCGTCGGACAAGTTTCGGGCGAACCCTATGTTTCGCTGAGCCTCGCGGCGCCCGAGTTCGGACCGCGCCGCCTCTATGCGAACCTCGGCCGCGCGGCCGGGCAGGACGGCGAGGACGGTTACGCGCTGATCTGGAACCCCGCCGACTGA